One genomic window of Mercenaria mercenaria strain notata chromosome 2, MADL_Memer_1, whole genome shotgun sequence includes the following:
- the LOC123564226 gene encoding ferroxidase HEPHL1-like → MRSLYSFCIILLQINSHLAFVVPGQRTEGFEVRNYRDYYLQAEKVDWDYLPYQQNLVDFYDEYLNDTLINGANRVGSKYTKYVYKRYTDGNYTQEIPTHQSFGYVGPLLHGEVGEVIRVHFRNKVDRPVSAHPHGVRYDKLNEGALYTDNTKQSDHVDDIVQPGSNITLTWKLTSDFSPRDDDPNCIPFAYHSHIDPDREVNAGLLGLVIVCKQGTLNDNNKRTDVDKEFMLYFDSINEGESWLVDENLKRCQDPAECKRLFDSGDPDFEESLKKDSINGYMYGNMPDLNVCEGDKIAWYIFSLSAELHPVNIHGQTFIENHHRESVVSIWSATFRAAEMVARNPGNWLIQCMNSEHNRNGMKVFLTVKSCYGQTPVPDQLSGKVRHFYLAAEIEEWDYAPSGRNLYDNKDLTEPGSDSELYYSKSVNGKKLIGGKYKKARFFEYKDIQYGEKVNRSEREEHMGILGPVLRAEVGDTVQVVLINLTPKPVSIYLQGTSLKSAQNGMWIKQPFSNNGSGHIVTPGNVGSYVFTVPWAVAPGTDDPDCLTYLYFSTYDMEHDVSSGLVGPLLICKPGSLDSYTGRQKYVDREMFLYISSIDENFSWYLDDNINTYIKDTVDKSDEDFVESNVMRSINGRAYGNLEGLDVCKDEKVVWHIISFGQTEGNHGVTFNGNNVLIDGVYRDSHVIISGVGLSAMMKPSNVGNWSIYCHNDNHYNEGLKVLYHVNACGQSNTNFYQKSGITRRYYIAAVERKWNYSPKTIHPLTGENYTDPSNPQYNRIQKDGKYIGSIYTKALYREYTDATFIQEKPVTAESWHLGVLGPFIKAEVGDVIEVVFKNMATRNYSIHAQGLRYNKTYEGMKYEDGTPVKVGDGVPVGSVFTYRWEVPETSGPGANGPNCINYMYHSAVDPVKDTYAGLVGPIVVCRSGVLDANGKRTDSVEKEFALLFQAFDENRSWYLSQNILENCPTADTSTDEFEESNKYDSINGLIYNNVEGLVANRGDNIAWYILGLGENEDIHTVHFHGQTYTYRTGQTHEGDVVEVFPGTYETVEMFANNPGTWLFHCHVGEHTRDGMVGTYTIL, encoded by the exons ATGAGATCCTTATATAGTTTCTGCATAATCCTACTACAAATTAATTCTCACCTTGCATTTGTAGTTCCTGGACAGAGGACGGAGGGCTTCGAGGTGAGGAACTACCGAGATTACTATTTACAAGCTGAAAAGGTAGACTGGGATTACCTCCCCTATCAACAGAATCTCGTGGACTTCTACGACGA ATATCTAAATGACACGCTAATTAATGGAGCTAACAGGGTTGGTAGTAAATATACTAAATATGTTTATAAACGTTACACGGACGGAAACTACACACAGGAGATTCCAACCCACCAATCCTTCGGTTATGTTGGACCCCTTCTACACGGGGAGGTAGGGGAAGTCATTCGTGTTCACTTCCGGAATAAAGTTGATAGGCCGGTGTCGGCACATCCACACGGCGTCAGATATGATAAACTGAATGAAG GAGCTTTATACACGGACAACACCAAACAAAGTGATCATGTTGATGACATAGTCCAGCCCGGAAGTAATATAACTCTCACGTGGAAATTGACGTCTGACTTTTCGCCTCGTGACGATGATCCTAACTGTATACCTTTTGCTTATCACTCGCACATTGACCCTGACAGAGAAGTTAACGCCGGATTGCTGGGTCTTGTCATTGTCTGCAAGCAAG gaaCTTTAAACGACAACAATAAACGAACAGACGTCGATAAAGAGTTTATGCTTTATTTTGACTCCATCAACGAAGGCGAATCTTGGTTGGTTGACGAAAACCTTAAACGCTGCCAAGATCCAGCAGAATGCAAACGCCTTTTCGACTCTGGTGATCCAGACTTTGAAGAAAGTTTGAAAAAGGATTCAATAAACg GCTACATGTATGGTAATATGCCAGATTTAAATGTATGTGAGGGTGACAAAATTGCTTGGTATATATTCTCACTCAGTGCCGAACTACATCCTGTAAATATTCATGGGCAGACATTCATAGAAAACCATCATAG AGAAAGTGTTGTGAGTATTTGGTCTGCTACATTCCGCGCTGCTGAGATGGTCGCCAGGAATCCTGGGAACTGGCTCATACAATGTATGAACTCGGAACACAACAGAA ATGGCATGAAGGTATTTCTAACAGTGAAATCGTGCTACGGTCAAACCCCTGTTCCGGACCAGCTCAGTGGCAAGGTGCGACATTTCTATCTGGCAGCAGAAATAGAGGAATGGGACTATGCACCCTCTGGTAGAAATCTTTATGATAACAAAGATCTCACAGAACCAGGAAG CGACTCAGAGCTCTATTATTCAAAAAGTGTCAACGGGAAGAAGTTGATTGGCGGCAAATACAAAAAGGCGAGATTTTTCGAGTATAAAGATATTCAGTACGGAGAAAAAGTCAATCGCTCAGAGCGCGAGGAGCACATGGGTATACTGGGACCCGTTTTGAGAGCGGAAGTTGGAGACACAGTACAGGTTGTCCTTATTAACCTCACACCAAAACCGGTTTCAATCTATCTACAAGGAACTAGTCTAAAAAGCGCACAGAACGGAATGTGGATCAAACAGCCTTTCA GTAACAATGGCTCGGGTCATATAGTGACACCAGGGAACGTCGGATCGTACGTGTTTACAGTCCCATGGGCGGTAGCGCCGGGTACTGATGATCCGGATTGTCTTACATACCTGTATTTCTCAACTTACGACATGGAACATGACGTCAGTTCCGGTCTTGTTGGTCCTCTCCTGATCTGCAAGCCTGGTTCCCTAGATTCATACACGGGTCGTCAG AAATATGTTGATAGAGAAATGTTTCTGTATATATCGAGTATAGACGAGAATTTTTCCTGGTATCTGGACGACAATATAAATACTTACATCAAAGATACTGTTGATAAATCTGATGAAGACTTTGTTGAATCAAATGTTATGAGAT CTATTAACGGGAGAGCGTATGGTAATTTAGAGGGTCTGGATGTGTGTAAGGATGAGAAAGTAGTCTGGCACATCATAAGCTTCGGCCAGACAGAGGGAAATCATGGTGTGACATTTAATGGGAACAATGTGCTTATTGACGGCGTTTATCGTGACTCACATGTTATTATATCTGGAGTGGGACTCAGCGCAATGATGAAACCAAGCAATGTTG GAAACTGGTCCATATATTGTCACAATGACAATCACTATAACGAGGGGTTAAAGGTGCTGTACCATGTGAATGCCTGCGGACAGTCCAACACTAATTTCTACCAGAAGAGCGGTATCACAAGGCGTTACTATATTGCAGCTGTAGAGCGGAAGTGGAACTATTCACCAAAAACCATACACCCACTTACAGGCGAAAACTACACTGATCCGTCTAA tccGCAGTACAACCGCATCCAAAAAGACGGAAAATATATCGGCAGCATATATACGAAAGCCTTATACCGTGAATATACGGATGCAACGTTCATCCAGGAGAAACCTGTCACTGCGGAAAGCTGGCACCTTGGTGTACTCGGGCCTTTCATTAAAGCTGAGGTTGGAGATGTAATAGAAGTCGTTTTTAAAAATATGGCTACAAGAAATTATTCCATTCACGCACAGGGGCTGAGATACAATAAAACTTACGAAGGAATGAAATATGAAGATGGAACTCCAGTTAAAGTTGGTGATGGCGTTCCCGTCGGGTCAGTGTTTACGTACCGTTGGGAGGTACCTGAAACCTCGGGTCCGGGCGCTAATGGACCAAACTGTATAAATTACATGTATCACTCCGCGGTTGATCCGGTGAAAGACACATACGCTGGTCTTGTTGGACCTATTGTAGTGTGTAGAAGTGGAGTGTTAGATGCAAATGGTAAAAGAACCGACTCGGTAGAAAAAGAGTTTGCGCTTCTGTTCCAAGCATTTGATGAAAATAGAAGCTGGTATTTGAGTcagaatattttagaaaactgTCCAACGGCGGATACCTCCACTGACGAATTTGAAGAAAGCAACAAATATGATTCTATAAATGGTTTGATATATAACAATGTTGAAGGATTAGTTGCGAACAGAGGTGACAATATTGCTTGGTATATTCTAGGACTAGGCGAAAACGAAGACATTCACACGGTACATTTTCATGGACAGACGTACACGTACCGTACCGGACAGACTCATGAAGGAGACGTCGTTGAGGTATTTCCGGGTACCTACGAAACTGTTGAAATGTTTGCTAATAATCCAGGCACATGGCTATTCCACTGTCACGTGGGGGAGCATACACGTGATGGTATGGTTGGCACTTATACGATACTGTAA